The Microbacterium oleivorans genome contains the following window.
CCAGGGACGCGCGGCCTGCAGCGCCGACGGGCCCGCCGTCTCGTCGAACAGCAGCACGAGCTCCGTCGCGGTGTGCGGGTCGGCGCGCGAGACCAGCGCATCGCGGAGGTCGTCCAGGCGCTCGGCGGGGACGAGGTGGTCGGCGAAGCCCGCGTACACCGCGTCCGCGGCATCCATCGACTCGCCCGTCAGCGCGAGATACTCGCCGACGCGCCCGGGGGCGCGGGCCAGGAGCAGGCTCCCGCCGACGTCGGGGGTGAATCCGATGCGCACCTCGGGCATCGCCAGGCGCGACCGCTCGGTCGCCACCCGCACGGCGGCGTGGCCGGCCAGCCCGATCCCGCCGCCCATCGTGACCCCGTCCGCGAAGACGATGACGGGCTTGGGGTACGAGCCGATGCGGGCGTTGAGGGCGTACTCGGCCCGGAAGAACTCCGCGGCCGCCCGGACGTCGCCGGCGACGACCTGGTCGTGGAGCCCGCGGACATCCCCGCCCGCGCACAGCCCGCGATCGCCCGCGCCGTCCAGCAGCACGGCGTCGACGCCCGG
Protein-coding sequences here:
- a CDS encoding enoyl-CoA hydratase/isomerase family protein, whose protein sequence is MTALAASDPHVRVRVDRAVGHLTLDRPRAINALDLGMVRALAAALDAWEHDPGVDAVLLDGAGDRGLCAGGDVRGLHDQVVAGDVRAAAEFFRAEYALNARIGSYPKPVIVFADGVTMGGGIGLAGHAAVRVATERSRLAMPEVRIGFTPDVGGSLLLARAPGRVGEYLALTGESMDAADAVYAGFADHLVPAERLDDLRDALVSRADPHTATELVLLFDETAGPSALQAARPWIDDAFSAATVDEILERLRSRPEEAAHETARALDALPPTALAVTLAAVRSARSLADLRAVLAQEYRLVMWFATTQPDLVEGIRARLVDKDGAPRWSPASRADLPADTVERAFAFEPDLALWTD